The Polyangiaceae bacterium genome window below encodes:
- the dinB gene encoding DNA polymerase IV: MPDGGEPKRKIIHIDMDAFYASVEQRDDPSLKGKPVAVGHLGPRGVVAAASYEARAFGVRSAMPSVRAARMCSDLIFVPPRFDAYREVSRQIHTIFRTFTDIVEPLSLDEAYLDVTQNHAGLASATQIAREIRRLIREQTGLTASAGVSYNKFIAKLASDRNKPDGLCVIRPEQGPDFVATLPVRYFHGIGPVTASKMESLGIVTGKDLRDKDLIFLQKHFGKSAHYYYWASRGRDDRPVEPHQERKSISVEDTFLTDKSELPELIEAVDHIAKALWQRMQNAQSYGRTLTLKIKFADFQLITRSKSLMIPIRSEAILCSASRDLLRAQWPLRMGARLLGLGVHNLEGTTPEPISGQLEFHWSSDPQRW, encoded by the coding sequence ATGCCCGACGGCGGCGAGCCAAAGCGAAAAATCATCCATATCGACATGGATGCTTTCTACGCATCGGTCGAGCAGCGTGATGATCCGTCGCTCAAGGGCAAACCCGTTGCGGTGGGTCACTTGGGGCCGCGCGGTGTGGTGGCTGCTGCAAGCTACGAGGCGCGGGCTTTTGGTGTGCGCTCGGCCATGCCGTCGGTACGCGCAGCGCGCATGTGCTCGGACCTCATTTTCGTGCCGCCGCGATTCGATGCCTACCGCGAAGTATCTCGACAGATTCATACCATATTCAGAACATTCACGGACATCGTCGAGCCGCTGTCGCTCGACGAAGCGTATTTGGACGTCACGCAGAATCATGCAGGGCTCGCGTCGGCCACGCAGATTGCCCGAGAAATTCGACGCTTGATTCGCGAGCAAACGGGGCTCACCGCGTCGGCCGGCGTTTCGTACAACAAATTCATTGCGAAACTCGCATCCGATCGCAACAAACCGGACGGCCTGTGCGTCATCCGCCCCGAGCAAGGTCCGGATTTCGTCGCAACGCTACCCGTTCGATACTTTCACGGCATAGGTCCGGTCACGGCGAGCAAAATGGAATCGCTCGGGATCGTGACGGGGAAAGACTTGCGCGACAAAGATTTGATATTTTTACAAAAACATTTTGGAAAATCGGCACATTATTACTATTGGGCATCACGAGGGCGCGATGATCGACCGGTCGAACCCCATCAAGAACGCAAATCGATCAGCGTCGAAGACACATTCCTCACGGACAAAAGCGAATTGCCCGAGCTGATCGAAGCCGTCGACCACATTGCCAAGGCGTTATGGCAACGCATGCAAAATGCGCAATCGTATGGACGAACGTTGACGCTGAAGATCAAGTTCGCCGATTTTCAACTGATCACGCGGTCGAAATCGCTCATGATACCCATTCGTTCGGAGGCCATCTTGTGCTCGGCGTCGCGGGACCTACTCCGCGCGCAATGGCCCTTGCGCATGGGCGCCCGCCTTCTGGGGCTCGGCGTGCACAACCTCGAAGGAACGACGCCTGAACCGATATCAGGACAGCTCGAGTTTCATTGGTCGAGCGATCCGCAGCGGTGGTAG
- a CDS encoding zf-TFIIB domain-containing protein: MNCPRCHTPLVRGRLADHSILEKVHSCATCRGTFIAPEDLEDVELQHEDVFIEFRHIPSAADQQAPLNCPACNVAMNKVKSDRDEHVTMDTCPSCRRTWLDGGELEAIKTESLVANLVNLFRGSQKSA; the protein is encoded by the coding sequence ATGAACTGCCCCCGTTGCCATACGCCTCTCGTACGCGGTCGCCTCGCCGACCACTCGATCCTCGAAAAGGTGCACAGCTGCGCAACCTGCAGAGGCACGTTCATCGCGCCTGAAGACCTCGAGGATGTCGAGCTTCAGCACGAGGACGTGTTCATCGAATTCCGCCACATCCCGAGCGCTGCGGATCAGCAGGCGCCGCTGAATTGCCCCGCGTGCAACGTCGCCATGAACAAGGTGAAGAGCGACCGCGACGAGCACGTGACGATGGACACGTGCCCCTCGTGCCGCCGCACATGGCTCGATGGCGGCGAGCTCGAGGCCATCAAGACGGAGAGCCTCGTCGCGAATCTGGTGAACCTGTTCCGTGGTTCCCAGAAGAGCGCGTAG
- a CDS encoding thioredoxin family protein, translated as MNIRLLVFLLALVAACNSEKPAPTPEAKAPSVPSAALASAPAPAPAAEIGKPAPDFTLTDYEGKSHHLADHRGKIVVLEWFNPDCPFVKNSYTKGSLKGLSKRLAEKGVVWIGINSNAKGKQGNGPERVAEGKKAFGIDNVIVADETGNVGKMYGATNTPHMYVIDAKGTLVYRGAIDNSPDGEGESPTDGKLRNHVESAVEDLLAGRAVQVTDTKAYGCSVKYGS; from the coding sequence ATGAACATCCGCCTTCTCGTTTTCCTTCTAGCACTCGTCGCCGCCTGCAATAGCGAAAAACCCGCGCCCACGCCCGAGGCCAAGGCGCCATCCGTGCCCTCGGCGGCGCTTGCATCGGCGCCTGCGCCCGCGCCTGCGGCTGAAATCGGCAAACCCGCTCCTGATTTCACGCTCACGGACTACGAAGGAAAGTCGCACCATTTGGCCGATCACCGCGGCAAGATCGTCGTGCTCGAATGGTTCAACCCCGACTGCCCCTTCGTGAAGAATTCGTATACCAAAGGGTCGCTCAAGGGTTTGTCGAAGCGACTGGCGGAAAAGGGTGTCGTTTGGATCGGCATCAATTCGAATGCGAAAGGCAAACAAGGAAACGGTCCGGAAAGGGTCGCGGAGGGGAAAAAAGCATTTGGCATCGACAACGTGATCGTGGCCGATGAAACGGGCAACGTCGGCAAGATGTACGGCGCGACGAACACGCCGCACATGTACGTCATCGACGCGAAGGGGACACTCGTGTACCGAGGCGCCATCGACAATTCACCGGACGGCGAAGGGGAATCGCCGACGGATGGCAAATTGCGCAATCACGTCGAATCTGCGGTCGAGGACCTCTTGGCGGGACGCGCGGTGCAGGTGACCGACACGAAAGCGTATGGATGCAGCGTGAAATACGGCTCATGA
- a CDS encoding DsrE family protein, with translation MNSSARTRNPGQAMVVPERAAARAYRGLAVASPLHCGSLMQKTARTIHSQRLIPLALALGLAGGIGGTLLLQPNTTVAQTRAPAQAQAQTTTMVHLSKYGSDFHAVLMALESARSVQQAGGNVTLLLDLEGVRLADKRIPSDVAGHPHIASVHQIYDEVVKGGGQVLVCAHCASVAGIDKGSLKSGARLSSGQEFGRAIREATQILDY, from the coding sequence TTGAATAGTTCGGCCCGGACGCGAAACCCTGGACAGGCAATGGTCGTGCCGGAGCGAGCGGCTGCGCGAGCTTATCGAGGGCTCGCCGTGGCGTCCCCATTGCATTGCGGTTCGCTCATGCAGAAAACCGCACGCACAATCCATTCACAAAGGTTGATTCCGCTCGCGCTCGCGCTGGGACTTGCCGGCGGCATTGGCGGAACGCTGCTCTTACAGCCCAATACGACGGTCGCGCAGACGCGCGCACCAGCGCAGGCGCAGGCGCAAACGACCACGATGGTGCATTTGTCGAAATACGGGAGCGATTTTCACGCCGTACTGATGGCGCTCGAATCTGCGCGCTCGGTGCAACAGGCTGGGGGGAATGTCACGCTTCTGCTCGACCTCGAGGGTGTGCGATTGGCGGACAAGCGAATTCCGAGCGACGTGGCGGGGCATCCGCACATTGCGAGCGTGCATCAGATCTACGATGAAGTCGTGAAAGGGGGCGGTCAGGTGCTCGTGTGTGCGCATTGCGCATCGGTGGCGGGCATCGACAAGGGGTCCCTGAAGTCAGGTGCGCGATTGAGTAGCGGCCAGGAATTCGGAAGGGCCATTCGGGAAGCGACCCAGATATTGGATTATTGA
- a CDS encoding cytochrome c produces the protein MFAHGGRRPGITDQALHFHRTADTIAEAARKGDKDAVLSALGKTLATCTGCHAAFKQKVVDDEAWTAATKTPHAPSNAAH, from the coding sequence GTGTTCGCACATGGGGGCCGGCGCCCCGGGATCACCGACCAGGCGCTCCATTTTCACCGCACGGCGGACACCATTGCGGAAGCGGCACGAAAAGGGGACAAGGACGCCGTGCTCTCGGCGCTTGGGAAAACGCTGGCCACCTGTACGGGTTGCCACGCCGCGTTCAAGCAAAAGGTCGTGGACGACGAGGCCTGGACTGCGGCCACGAAAACGCCGCACGCGCCTTCGAACGCAGCTCACTAG
- the chrA gene encoding chromate efflux transporter — protein sequence MERTGAESQQSTPTSLRELAALFFRLGATAFGGPAAHIAMMQDEVVRRRKWLSDERFLDMLGATNLIPGPNSTEMAIHIGYERAGWRGLLVAGASFIVPATLITALFGWAYVRFGALPDVAWLLYGVKPVILAVVVQAIWGLAPKAARTTSLRILAVLSIIAAWMGIHELAVLFGAGAVTILGHFFRRDSKNGTSTSSALVLSLAPIATTTAATSFSLNSLFWVFFKAGALLFGSGYVLLAFLRADIVERFGWLTEAQLVDAIAVGQVTPGPVFTTATFIGYVLAGPVGASVATSAIFLPAFVFVALSGPLVPRLRKSATAAAFLDGVNVASLALMAVVTAQLGRAAMVDVVTVVLGLTSAVVLVRWKPNSTWLVLGGAALGWIAHAVGIVGIWGGQ from the coding sequence ATCGAGCGCACAGGCGCCGAGTCACAGCAGAGCACGCCGACTTCGCTGCGTGAGCTTGCGGCGCTGTTTTTCCGGCTCGGCGCGACGGCATTCGGGGGCCCGGCTGCCCACATCGCCATGATGCAGGATGAAGTGGTGCGGCGGCGAAAATGGCTTTCGGACGAGCGGTTCCTCGACATGCTCGGCGCAACGAACCTCATTCCAGGCCCCAATTCGACCGAAATGGCCATTCATATCGGATACGAACGAGCGGGATGGCGGGGCCTTCTGGTTGCAGGTGCGAGCTTCATCGTTCCAGCAACCTTGATCACGGCCCTCTTTGGCTGGGCGTATGTACGATTCGGAGCCTTGCCGGATGTCGCGTGGCTCCTTTATGGCGTAAAGCCGGTCATTCTCGCAGTGGTCGTGCAGGCAATCTGGGGGCTTGCTCCCAAGGCTGCGCGGACGACGAGCTTGCGAATTCTTGCTGTGCTCTCGATCATCGCGGCGTGGATGGGCATCCATGAGCTGGCGGTGCTTTTCGGCGCGGGAGCCGTCACGATACTCGGCCACTTCTTCCGGCGCGATTCGAAGAACGGTACGTCGACGTCCAGCGCGCTCGTTTTGTCTTTGGCGCCCATTGCGACTACGACGGCCGCGACGTCGTTTTCGCTAAACTCCTTATTTTGGGTATTTTTCAAAGCAGGGGCGTTGTTATTCGGAAGCGGCTACGTGCTGCTTGCGTTCCTTCGCGCGGATATCGTCGAGCGATTCGGTTGGCTCACCGAGGCGCAGCTCGTGGACGCCATTGCAGTCGGTCAAGTAACGCCTGGCCCTGTATTCACGACGGCGACGTTCATTGGTTATGTGCTCGCGGGGCCTGTCGGAGCGTCTGTCGCGACATCGGCCATTTTCCTGCCCGCATTCGTATTCGTTGCATTGAGTGGCCCGCTCGTGCCACGCCTGCGCAAATCAGCGACTGCGGCAGCTTTTCTCGATGGCGTGAACGTCGCGTCTCTCGCGCTCATGGCGGTCGTGACGGCGCAGCTCGGCCGAGCCGCCATGGTGGATGTGGTGACCGTCGTACTCGGGCTCACAAGCGCCGTCGTGCTCGTGCGCTGGAAGCCCAATTCGACATGGTTGGTGCTGGGTGGGGCTGCTTTGGGGTGGATTGCGCACGCGGTCGGGATCGTAGGCATTTGGGGCGGCCAGTGA
- a CDS encoding MFS transporter: protein MNHVRLGLRENLGQFSLLVVVNAFVGAMVGLERTILPSIAEQEFHLAAKSAVLSFIVVFGVTKALTNYLAGRLSDRFGRKHILVGGWLVATPVPFLLMWAPSWTWVLFANALLGISQGLTWSTTVIMKIDLAGPQKRGLAMGLNEFAGYFAVAASALATGFVAAHYGLRPEPFYLGVGYVALGLLLSVLVVRETKHHVAAESNLHGELDPEGMPTQREILGVLPSSTRIFRASARRGW, encoded by the coding sequence ATGAATCACGTTCGCCTGGGCTTGCGCGAAAACCTCGGGCAATTCTCGTTGCTCGTCGTCGTAAACGCGTTTGTCGGAGCAATGGTGGGCCTCGAGCGTACGATTCTGCCATCGATCGCCGAGCAGGAGTTCCACCTCGCGGCGAAGTCGGCCGTGCTCTCGTTCATCGTCGTGTTTGGCGTAACCAAAGCATTGACGAATTATCTTGCTGGGCGCCTGTCGGATCGTTTTGGACGCAAACACATCCTGGTCGGGGGCTGGCTCGTGGCGACCCCCGTGCCGTTCCTCCTGATGTGGGCGCCGAGTTGGACCTGGGTGCTCTTCGCAAATGCGCTCCTGGGCATCAGCCAGGGGCTCACGTGGTCGACGACGGTCATCATGAAGATCGACCTCGCGGGGCCCCAGAAACGCGGGCTCGCGATGGGGCTGAACGAGTTCGCCGGCTATTTCGCCGTTGCTGCAAGTGCACTCGCGACGGGCTTCGTGGCGGCGCATTACGGATTGCGCCCCGAACCGTTTTATCTCGGCGTCGGTTACGTCGCGCTCGGTCTATTGCTCTCGGTGCTCGTCGTACGCGAGACGAAACATCACGTTGCTGCCGAATCGAACCTGCATGGCGAGCTTGATCCGGAAGGTATGCCGACGCAGCGTGAAATTTTGGGCGTACTTCCCTCTTCGACAAGAATCTTTCGAGCATCAGCCAGGCGGGGCTGGTGA
- a CDS encoding metalloregulator ArsR/SmtB family transcription factor — protein MTTPHRRFKDTIYEQFARVGKAVSAPKRLELLDLLCQGPRTVEALAEQAAISVANASQHLQVLRAARLVDADKKGLYVEYRVADEDVCRFFLALRGLAEARLAEVDRVTQEYFEQRGAMEAVGGEELLRRVRAGEVTVLDVRPPEEYRAGHIPGALSIPVGEIEARLHELPKDGEIVAYCRGPYCVMAVEAVDLLRKKGFVAHRMEHGVVDWRARGWRVESEGARQ, from the coding sequence ATGACCACGCCCCATCGGCGCTTCAAGGACACCATCTACGAGCAGTTCGCGCGGGTCGGAAAAGCCGTCTCTGCACCGAAGCGGCTCGAGCTTCTGGACCTGCTCTGCCAGGGCCCACGCACCGTCGAAGCGCTTGCCGAGCAAGCCGCCATCTCTGTCGCGAACGCCTCGCAGCATCTGCAGGTGCTCCGGGCTGCTCGGCTCGTCGATGCCGACAAAAAAGGACTCTACGTCGAGTACCGTGTCGCAGACGAGGATGTCTGCCGATTCTTCCTTGCACTGCGCGGGCTCGCCGAGGCGCGCCTTGCCGAAGTCGATCGAGTCACCCAGGAGTACTTCGAGCAGCGCGGCGCGATGGAGGCGGTCGGCGGTGAAGAATTGCTCCGGCGCGTGAGGGCCGGAGAGGTCACCGTGCTCGACGTGCGCCCGCCCGAGGAGTACCGCGCCGGACACATTCCAGGCGCACTTTCCATCCCCGTCGGCGAGATCGAAGCCCGACTCCACGAACTGCCGAAGGACGGCGAGATCGTCGCGTACTGCCGCGGCCCGTACTGCGTGATGGCGGTCGAAGCCGTCGATTTGCTTCGCAAGAAAGGCTTTGTCGCTCACCGGATGGAGCACGGCGTCGTCGACTGGCGCGCTCGAGGCTGGCGCGTCGAGAGCGAAGGAGCACGCCAATGA
- a CDS encoding transposase, with protein sequence MSYARKILPGKTYLVTRRTICRYFLLRPDDEMKELVEYSLAVAARVYGVKVHAFCAMSTHIHLVVTDPHGVLPLFLAYFHRFVAMGTKTLRRWEGSMWDSEQPSVVELLTRKSIVEKIAYVLANPVAAGAVLEPEEWPGAKTRAIDIGQTVLKTTRPKVYFDATKWRDVVDLPITLPPTIAEAEARAFRDDVATALAHEVAEARKTIAPENVLGAKRAATISTETRSKTPEPTRKLNPTFAAGRGCGAIAAAARRAVTAFRAAYREALEQWSMGNRDVAFPAGTWWMRVFHAVNIGGSI encoded by the coding sequence ATGTCATACGCTCGAAAGATTCTTCCCGGTAAGACCTATTTGGTGACACGACGTACCATATGTCGATATTTTTTACTTCGTCCTGATGATGAAATGAAGGAGCTCGTTGAGTATTCATTGGCGGTGGCAGCGCGTGTTTACGGTGTGAAGGTGCATGCATTTTGCGCAATGTCGACGCACATTCACCTCGTGGTGACGGATCCGCACGGAGTGCTTCCGCTTTTCCTGGCCTACTTCCATCGATTCGTCGCAATGGGAACGAAGACCCTCCGCCGCTGGGAGGGTTCGATGTGGGATTCGGAGCAACCGAGTGTCGTGGAATTGTTGACGCGAAAATCGATTGTCGAGAAAATCGCGTATGTGCTGGCAAACCCTGTTGCGGCGGGGGCGGTACTCGAGCCGGAGGAATGGCCAGGCGCGAAAACGCGGGCTATTGATATTGGTCAGACGGTGCTGAAAACGACGCGTCCGAAGGTGTATTTCGATGCGACAAAATGGCGAGATGTGGTGGATTTGCCAATCACGTTGCCGCCTACGATTGCAGAAGCGGAGGCTCGAGCATTTCGTGATGATGTTGCGACGGCATTGGCGCACGAAGTGGCGGAGGCTCGGAAAACCATTGCGCCGGAAAACGTTCTGGGGGCAAAACGAGCGGCAACGATTTCGACGGAAACACGGTCGAAGACGCCGGAACCGACGCGCAAGCTGAATCCGACATTCGCAGCGGGTCGAGGTTGCGGTGCCATTGCGGCTGCCGCTCGGCGTGCGGTGACCGCGTTTCGGGCGGCGTATCGTGAGGCGCTCGAGCAGTGGAGTATGGGCAACCGTGATGTGGCGTTTCCTGCAGGAACGTGGTGGATGCGCGTGTTCCACGCGGTAAACATCGGCGGCAGCATTTGA
- a CDS encoding RimK domain-containing protein ATP-grasp, protein MIFVWGLPGDEPVATVLRALEKRNAPHFFFNQHDVVSAEVEMEVSANIAGTLTIGEKKLDLASVTAAYLRPYESIRVPAVAGAGEQSELYARAQQIDDILTSWCEMTDAFVVNRPVDMAPNGSKPYQAMMIEAAGFLVPETMITTSAEDVCGFEAEHGAIIYKSTSGVRSIVSRFSAKKQREKLAKLPACPTQFQRRIPGKDYRVHVVGDAVFASRIVTTVDDYRYASRLKGSTKMKAATLPDDIAEKCIRMAHSMQLWVAGVDLRRTPDGEWYCFEVNPSPGFTFFQEASGYAIDDAIAELLVSKGSAGNAP, encoded by the coding sequence ATGATTTTCGTTTGGGGTTTGCCCGGCGACGAACCTGTCGCCACCGTGCTCCGCGCGCTCGAAAAACGAAATGCGCCCCATTTCTTTTTCAATCAGCACGACGTCGTTTCGGCTGAAGTCGAAATGGAGGTGTCCGCAAACATCGCCGGCACGTTGACCATTGGCGAGAAAAAACTGGACCTCGCCAGCGTCACGGCGGCCTATTTGCGGCCCTACGAATCCATTCGCGTGCCTGCCGTGGCGGGCGCTGGAGAACAAAGCGAGCTATATGCACGTGCGCAACAAATCGACGACATTCTCACGTCGTGGTGCGAAATGACCGATGCATTCGTCGTCAATCGCCCCGTGGACATGGCGCCGAATGGGTCGAAGCCTTACCAGGCAATGATGATCGAGGCTGCCGGGTTTCTCGTGCCGGAGACGATGATCACGACATCGGCCGAAGACGTGTGCGGTTTCGAAGCGGAGCATGGGGCGATCATTTACAAATCGACGAGCGGCGTGCGCAGCATCGTTTCGCGGTTTTCCGCGAAAAAACAGCGCGAAAAGCTCGCGAAGCTGCCCGCGTGCCCGACGCAATTCCAGAGGCGGATTCCTGGAAAAGATTACCGCGTTCACGTGGTCGGCGATGCCGTATTCGCGTCTCGTATCGTCACGACCGTGGACGATTACCGCTACGCATCGAGGCTCAAAGGCTCGACGAAAATGAAGGCGGCCACGTTGCCCGACGATATCGCGGAGAAATGCATTCGGATGGCTCATTCCATGCAGCTTTGGGTGGCCGGCGTCGACTTGCGACGCACACCGGATGGGGAATGGTATTGTTTCGAGGTCAACCCGTCGCCTGGGTTTACGTTTTTCCAGGAAGCATCGGGATACGCCATCGACGATGCGATTGCGGAGCTGCTCGTGTCGAAAGGCTCGGCAGGGAATGCACCATGA